One window of the Candidatus Nanopelagicales bacterium genome contains the following:
- a CDS encoding DUF1298 domain-containing protein: MPKFERLSGWDYATWFSASEDPVMRSTMIGCLVLQESPDWERLVDRYDRASRVVPILRQRLVEGPVGIANPRLVVDPNFDLSFHLRRFLMPEGSTWQDVLDECSRQGMTDFDRDRPLWKVTLLEGLPGGRAALISKLHHAIADGQGAMQLGAALVDITPEGFDLGPIPPAPEGLELSPRHFAEIMVQDNTEWIINTAKNAVKNAVPNLVSFLTAPQESIEQVAETVSSLVRMANTPTSPLSPVMTKRSINYHFGNFDVRFRDLRDAAKANGHTINDAFLAGVSLGMAEYHKREGEPVDELHINMPISLRVAGDGAQNAVTIARFNLPTNETNVDTLMDILGKTVKRMRAEPAMEYTNQLGEISRFIPKELLTAAAQASDVTASNVPGPPIDVYLAGAKVEAMVPLPPPIGAAVFVALLTYHGTAAIGVAMDDAAVTNRELLMECLRYGFAQVTGKPVSADNPLTGKKAAGKKAAAKKAPAKKAPAKKAATKKAAAKKA, translated from the coding sequence GTGCCTAAGTTTGAGCGCCTTTCTGGTTGGGATTACGCCACGTGGTTTTCGGCCAGCGAGGATCCCGTGATGCGATCGACGATGATCGGTTGCCTGGTGCTGCAGGAGTCGCCGGACTGGGAACGGCTTGTTGATCGTTACGACCGAGCCAGCCGGGTGGTGCCAATCCTGCGCCAGCGCCTGGTCGAAGGACCCGTTGGTATCGCCAACCCACGATTGGTCGTGGATCCGAACTTTGACCTCAGCTTCCACTTGCGCCGTTTTCTCATGCCGGAAGGCTCCACCTGGCAAGACGTTCTGGACGAGTGCAGCCGCCAAGGGATGACTGACTTCGACCGCGATCGGCCGTTGTGGAAGGTGACGCTGCTGGAAGGCCTGCCCGGTGGTCGGGCAGCATTGATCTCCAAGTTGCACCACGCGATCGCCGATGGGCAAGGCGCCATGCAATTGGGGGCGGCGCTGGTCGACATTACGCCCGAGGGATTTGACCTCGGTCCAATACCGCCAGCACCCGAGGGACTGGAATTGAGTCCCCGTCACTTCGCCGAAATCATGGTTCAGGACAACACAGAGTGGATCATTAACACAGCAAAGAACGCGGTCAAGAATGCCGTACCGAATCTGGTCAGCTTCCTCACTGCCCCGCAGGAATCGATCGAGCAAGTCGCCGAGACGGTGAGCTCATTGGTCCGGATGGCAAACACGCCCACTTCACCGCTGTCGCCGGTGATGACCAAGCGGAGCATCAACTACCACTTCGGCAACTTCGACGTTCGTTTCCGCGATTTGCGCGACGCCGCCAAGGCCAATGGCCACACCATCAATGACGCGTTTCTTGCCGGGGTTTCGTTGGGTATGGCTGAGTATCACAAGCGCGAAGGTGAGCCGGTTGATGAGCTTCACATCAACATGCCGATCAGCCTGCGAGTAGCCGGCGATGGTGCTCAAAACGCGGTAACCATTGCCCGATTCAACTTGCCGACCAATGAGACAAACGTTGACACGTTGATGGACATCCTCGGCAAGACGGTCAAGCGAATGCGGGCAGAACCGGCGATGGAGTACACCAACCAACTGGGAGAGATCAGTCGATTCATTCCCAAGGAGTTGCTCACCGCCGCTGCACAGGCAAGCGACGTAACGGCCTCAAATGTGCCTGGACCACCCATCGACGTCTACCTCGCTGGGGCAAAGGTCGAGGCAATGGTGCCGCTACCGCCACCGATTGGTGCAGCGGTCTTCGTCGCGCTGTTGACCTATCACGGCACCGCCGCCATCGGCGTCGCGATGGACGACGCTGCCGTGACCAACCGTGAGTTGCTGATGGAGTGCCTCAGGTATGGCTTCGCGCAGGTGACGGGCAAGCCGGTCTCGGCTGATAACCCCCTTACCGGCAAGAAGGCTGCCGGCAAGAAGGCTGCCGCGAAAAAGGCACCCGCGAAAAAGGCACCCGCGAAAAAGGCTGCGACGAAGAAGGCTGCGGCGAAGAAGGCTTAA